One Lachnospiraceae bacterium C1.1 genomic region harbors:
- the putP gene encoding sodium/proline symporter PutP, with the protein MNSVEIWEIAAFIFYLGIMIVIGAVYSRKNQKSEDYFLGGRSLGGLVAAFSAQASDMSGWLLMGLPGAIFLSGLSGDGWIAIGLLIGTALNWIVVASPLRRYTIEAGNSVTLPKFFENRYKDEKKILMIISSIIIALFFTVYTASAFASGGKLFNSVFHLDYHLALSIGAAVILLYTFLGGFMAVCTTDFIQGSLMIVALLTVPMVAISIMNGNGQTITEGLINNGIADTRSFTDFFTGTNAIHIISGMAWGLGYFGMPHILVRFMAVKNEKEMNKSKVIAISWVTLSLAFAVVIGIVGRAFMDNSLFKELNEGGSVTSEYIFIEMIKRVFTEEMHLAVIAGIFLCGFLAAIMSTADSQLLVSASAIAEDIYKGVINKNADDKSVLRLSRIAIVVIAVIAFIIAWNPDSSIMSLVSDAWAGLGAAFGPLVLMSLFWRRTNLQGAIAGLVSGAAVVIVWDYLPIIGGQTIYTATGLYSLVPGFFISLMAIVIVSLLNEAPSEDILNTFDKVHAKEELQAARGYK; encoded by the coding sequence ATGAACAGCGTAGAAATATGGGAAATAGCTGCTTTTATTTTCTATCTTGGAATAATGATAGTGATAGGAGCGGTATACAGCAGAAAAAATCAGAAATCTGAAGATTATTTTCTTGGAGGACGTTCACTTGGAGGATTAGTTGCAGCCTTTTCGGCACAGGCCTCGGATATGAGCGGCTGGCTTTTGATGGGACTTCCGGGAGCTATATTTTTAAGCGGTCTTTCAGGAGACGGCTGGATAGCGATAGGTCTTCTTATAGGTACAGCTCTTAACTGGATCGTGGTAGCTTCGCCTTTAAGAAGATATACTATCGAAGCCGGAAATTCAGTGACGCTGCCTAAGTTTTTTGAAAATCGTTATAAAGATGAGAAAAAAATATTGATGATAATATCTTCTATAATTATAGCTCTTTTCTTTACGGTTTATACGGCATCGGCATTTGCATCGGGCGGAAAGCTTTTTAATTCGGTTTTTCATCTTGATTATCATCTGGCGCTTTCTATAGGTGCAGCAGTTATCCTGCTCTATACCTTCCTCGGAGGCTTTATGGCGGTCTGCACGACGGACTTTATCCAGGGATCATTGATGATCGTTGCTTTATTGACAGTTCCGATGGTAGCAATTTCAATAATGAACGGTAACGGACAGACGATAACCGAAGGTCTCATAAATAACGGAATAGCCGATACAAGATCATTCACTGATTTCTTTACCGGAACGAATGCGATCCACATAATCTCCGGAATGGCATGGGGACTTGGATATTTCGGAATGCCGCATATTCTTGTCCGTTTCATGGCAGTTAAAAATGAGAAAGAAATGAATAAGTCAAAGGTCATCGCTATAAGCTGGGTAACTCTTTCCCTTGCTTTTGCAGTAGTTATCGGAATCGTTGGACGTGCATTTATGGATAATTCCTTATTTAAGGAGCTTAATGAAGGCGGAAGCGTAACCTCTGAGTATATTTTTATAGAAATGATCAAGAGAGTTTTCACCGAGGAAATGCATCTTGCGGTCATTGCAGGAATTTTCCTCTGTGGTTTCCTTGCAGCAATAATGTCAACGGCGGATTCACAGCTTCTTGTAAGCGCATCTGCTATCGCTGAGGATATCTACAAGGGTGTTATAAACAAGAATGCAGATGATAAGTCAGTCCTCAGACTGAGCAGGATCGCCATTGTTGTTATTGCAGTGATCGCTTTTATCATTGCCTGGAATCCGGATTCTTCCATAATGTCTTTGGTTTCAGATGCATGGGCAGGACTTGGAGCAGCATTCGGACCTCTTGTCCTTATGAGTCTTTTCTGGAGAAGAACTAATCTGCAGGGAGCCATAGCAGGTCTTGTGAGCGGTGCCGCTGTGGTCATCGTATGGGATTATTTACCAATAATAGGCGGACAGACGATCTATACCGCTACAGGGCTTTATTCACTTGTACCGGGATTTTTCATAAGCCTTATGGCGATCGTAATAGTCAGCCTTCTTAATGAGGCTCCTTCAGAAGATATCTTAAACACTTTCGATAAAGTACATGCGAAAGAGGAGCTGCAGGCCGCAAGAGGTTACAAGTAA
- a CDS encoding PilZ domain-containing protein — protein sequence MSVSDSLHIEKRKFIRYEKHITIVVQKFEDEPIHVYKNKNKESNIVPINREEFVRNKCFNAELIEISAGGLSIYSFEELDPEATYFSILFLPDGNEIELYYRVVHVNKLEGFEEEPGAVYGCKFVGLPPSMLKDLYFDDLFESDDEPDPDL from the coding sequence GTGTCTGTCAGCGATTCCCTTCATATAGAGAAAAGAAAATTCATCCGATACGAGAAGCACATAACAATAGTTGTCCAGAAATTTGAAGATGAACCTATACACGTTTATAAAAATAAGAATAAAGAGTCAAATATTGTTCCCATAAACAGAGAAGAGTTTGTAAGAAACAAATGCTTCAATGCTGAACTTATCGAAATCTCTGCCGGTGGTCTGTCAATATACTCTTTTGAAGAGCTTGATCCGGAGGCAACATATTTCTCGATCCTCTTTCTTCCGGACGGTAATGAAATTGAGCTTTATTATCGCGTGGTACACGTAAACAAACTGGAGGGTTTTGAAGAGGAACCCGGAGCTGTTTATGGATGTAAATTTGTCGGACTTCCGCCATCTATGCTTAAAGATCTCTATTTTGATGATCTTTTTGAAAGCGATGACGAGCCGGATCCCGACCTTTAA
- a CDS encoding glutamate ABC transporter substrate-binding protein, with product MKNRFATKVLSTTLSAILASSILFGCGSAASNEAAPSAAASEAAPSAESSEAAPAAESSSTEASSEETAAVAIDKAAFDELVSSVAQADDAAIEANAWAKSVKEAGVLKVGGVRTSFLFSQLDETDNSLRGFDAGLFQMLAQYILGDSSKYEITQVDSSTRESVLQSGQVDAVFATYSITDERKKLISFAGPYYVSKQAILVKSDNSDITGVESLAGKTVATQSGSTGPDILAEYAPEAVVQEFATDIEARTALDQGRVDAYVTDYTLNLSSMVKNPGSYTLAGESFGPEDNYGIGLPLDSDGVEFVNEFLKKIEEDGSWEKLWKICLGDRTGIDTVPEAPVVGE from the coding sequence ATGAAAAACAGATTTGCTACAAAGGTTTTAAGCACAACATTATCCGCAATTTTGGCATCCTCGATTCTTTTCGGATGCGGTTCCGCAGCATCAAATGAGGCAGCTCCTTCAGCTGCAGCTTCTGAAGCAGCTCCTTCAGCAGAGAGCAGTGAAGCAGCACCGGCAGCAGAAAGTAGTTCCACGGAAGCCTCTTCGGAAGAGACAGCCGCAGTAGCGATCGACAAAGCTGCATTTGACGAGCTTGTATCATCAGTCGCACAGGCAGATGATGCTGCTATCGAAGCTAATGCATGGGCTAAATCAGTTAAGGAAGCCGGTGTTCTTAAAGTCGGCGGTGTCCGCACTTCTTTCCTTTTCAGCCAGCTTGATGAAACCGATAATTCACTCCGCGGATTTGACGCAGGTCTTTTCCAGATGCTTGCACAGTACATCCTCGGTGATTCATCAAAATACGAAATAACCCAGGTTGATTCCAGCACGCGTGAATCCGTTCTCCAGAGCGGTCAGGTTGACGCTGTATTTGCAACATATTCCATCACCGATGAGAGAAAGAAACTTATCTCCTTCGCCGGTCCTTACTATGTTTCAAAGCAGGCCATCCTCGTTAAATCAGACAACAGCGATATCACAGGTGTTGAGAGCCTTGCAGGAAAGACTGTTGCTACACAGTCCGGTTCCACAGGTCCCGATATCCTTGCTGAGTACGCACCAGAGGCTGTAGTTCAGGAATTCGCTACCGACATTGAAGCTCGTACAGCTCTTGATCAGGGCAGAGTAGATGCTTATGTAACAGACTATACGCTCAACTTAAGCTCCATGGTAAAGAACCCAGGAAGCTATACACTTGCAGGAGAGAGCTTTGGTCCAGAGGATAACTACGGTATCGGACTTCCTCTTGATTCTGACGGTGTTGAGTTCGTAAATGAGTTCCTTAAAAAGATAGAAGAAGATGGCAGCTGGGAAAAATTATGGAAAATATGCCTTGGCGACCGTACAGGCATCGACACAGTTCCCGAAGCACCTGTAGTAGGAGAATAA
- a CDS encoding ABC transporter permease subunit (The N-terminal region of this protein, as described by TIGR01726, is a three transmembrane segment that identifies a subfamily of ABC transporter permease subunits, which specificities that include histidine, arginine, glutamine, glutamate, L-cystine (sic), the opines (in Agrobacterium) octopine and nopaline, etc.), whose translation MSIAELLNQYGDKYLLAVMTTWKLTAISFLAAFILGIAITVMRISPVKPLRAFGEFFVQIFRNIPGVSLLILLVYALPYLNIVLPYFNCVVIATTLIPAAFCSEYLMSGINMIDIGQIEASRALGFSFMQIVSLVVVPQALRSSVLSLTNLLVATMLTTALASQVPLNPMDLTGLVAYINTHSVGGITPFIISAFFYCLSAVLIGTVGNYIDKKVRIRR comes from the coding sequence ATGAGTATTGCAGAGCTTCTGAATCAATATGGGGATAAATACCTGCTTGCAGTAATGACCACCTGGAAGCTTACTGCAATCTCTTTTCTGGCAGCGTTTATTCTGGGAATCGCAATAACTGTCATGAGGATCAGTCCCGTAAAGCCCTTAAGGGCTTTCGGGGAATTCTTTGTACAGATCTTCCGCAATATTCCCGGAGTATCGCTGCTGATACTCCTTGTATATGCACTCCCCTATCTGAATATCGTACTTCCTTATTTTAATTGTGTAGTGATCGCAACCACCCTGATCCCTGCAGCCTTCTGTTCAGAATATCTGATGTCCGGTATAAATATGATAGACATCGGTCAGATAGAAGCTTCAAGGGCTCTGGGCTTTTCTTTTATGCAGATAGTAAGTCTGGTTGTAGTTCCACAGGCATTAAGATCCAGTGTCCTTTCACTCACGAATCTTTTAGTCGCAACAATGCTCACTACCGCTCTCGCATCCCAGGTACCCTTAAATCCAATGGATCTGACAGGACTTGTTGCCTACATTAATACCCATTCTGTTGGCGGTATCACACCCTTTATCATTTCAGCGTTTTTCTACTGCTTAAGCGCCGTTCTGATAGGAACAGTCGGAAATTATATAGATAAAAAAGTGAGGATCAGGCGATGA
- a CDS encoding amino acid ABC transporter permease, translated as MSSSKNSVKDALYEAPGPKTRKIINISTGLSLAAIAALLYIIIKQFIITGQLDAKYWSFFTRITTWRFLGAGLLGTFEAAIISGIMAMAAGFFIMLCRISKLKPLNYFARAYTEFTRGVPTLLFIYFFFLAVPQFGLKLAAIWKITIPVAISASGVVAEVLRTGVNAVPKGQREAALSLGMSDSLIFFKIIFPQAIRYVIPSLIAELVIVVKDTTYAYVINFPDLMQNAKVLISNYDAMLSVYLVVAIIYILINYFLNKLAQYFNKKSMASVNI; from the coding sequence ATGAGTTCATCAAAAAATTCAGTTAAAGATGCGCTTTACGAAGCACCGGGCCCCAAGACAAGAAAAATCATCAATATCAGCACAGGGCTCTCCCTTGCTGCGATCGCGGCTCTTTTATACATCATAATAAAACAGTTCATAATAACAGGACAGCTTGATGCAAAATACTGGTCATTCTTCACGAGGATCACTACTTGGCGCTTCCTTGGAGCCGGTCTCTTAGGTACCTTTGAAGCTGCCATTATATCAGGAATAATGGCCATGGCAGCAGGATTTTTTATCATGCTCTGCCGTATAAGCAAATTAAAGCCTCTTAATTACTTTGCAAGAGCCTATACCGAATTTACACGAGGTGTACCAACACTTCTTTTCATTTACTTTTTCTTCCTCGCTGTTCCGCAGTTCGGCTTAAAGCTTGCAGCGATATGGAAAATAACCATTCCCGTTGCCATATCTGCCAGCGGTGTAGTGGCTGAAGTACTCCGCACAGGTGTTAACGCAGTTCCCAAGGGACAACGTGAAGCTGCATTATCACTTGGAATGTCAGATTCATTAATATTTTTCAAAATTATTTTTCCTCAGGCAATACGATATGTGATCCCTTCTCTTATCGCAGAATTAGTAATTGTTGTTAAAGACACAACCTATGCTTATGTGATCAATTTTCCCGATCTCATGCAAAATGCAAAAGTGCTCATATCCAACTATGACGCGATGCTTTCTGTATATCTGGTAGTTGCGATCATATATATCCTTATAAATTATTTCTTAAATAAACTTGCACAGTACTTCAATAAGAAATCTATGGCTTCTGTAAATATATAA
- a CDS encoding amino acid ABC transporter ATP-binding protein: MSENKAVIELRHVDKHFGNLHVLKDINLSVGKGEVVVIIGPSGSGKSTLCRTINRLEIIDSGDIMIDGEKLPEEGKNLARLRAEVGMVFQSFNLFAHKTILENVTIAPINVLHKPKAEAKAEAMELLKRVGVDSQASKMPSQLSGGQQQRVAIARSLAMHPKAILFDEPTSALDPEMINEVLDVMTELASSGMTMVVVTHEMNFAKKVANRIIFMDAGQILEEAAPEEFFNNPKTDRAKEFLNSIKGH; encoded by the coding sequence ATGAGTGAAAATAAAGCTGTAATAGAACTCAGGCATGTAGACAAGCATTTTGGAAATCTGCATGTGTTAAAAGATATAAATCTGTCTGTAGGCAAGGGTGAGGTTGTTGTTATCATCGGACCTTCCGGTTCCGGAAAGTCAACTCTCTGCCGGACAATAAACAGACTTGAAATTATTGATTCCGGCGATATAATGATTGATGGCGAAAAACTTCCGGAAGAAGGTAAAAATCTTGCCCGACTCAGAGCTGAGGTAGGAATGGTATTTCAGTCCTTCAATCTTTTTGCCCATAAAACAATCCTTGAAAATGTAACAATAGCCCCTATAAATGTGCTTCACAAGCCCAAGGCTGAAGCAAAAGCTGAAGCCATGGAGCTCTTAAAAAGAGTTGGTGTTGACTCCCAGGCCTCAAAAATGCCTAGTCAGCTCTCCGGCGGACAGCAGCAGAGAGTTGCCATTGCACGTTCTCTCGCAATGCATCCAAAAGCAATCCTTTTTGATGAACCGACTTCTGCTCTCGATCCCGAGATGATCAATGAAGTTCTCGACGTCATGACAGAGCTCGCTTCGTCCGGAATGACGATGGTAGTCGTTACTCACGAGATGAATTTTGCAAAAAAAGTGGCTAACCGCATTATATTCATGGATGCAGGTCAAATTCTTGAAGAAGCTGCCCCGGAAGAATTTTTCAATAACCCGAAAACAGACAGAGCAAAAGAATTTTTAAATTCAATAAAAGGACATTAA
- a CDS encoding gamma-glutamyl-gamma-aminobutyrate hydrolase family protein (Members of this family of hydrolases with an active site Cys residue belong to MEROPS family C26.), whose translation MKKIGIIGSRVYKRHHNYYDAVTATGGEPIDLFLGYCNNGLDGIDGIIIPGGDDINPRLYNEPNTKSYNIDDNLDNLEMKIIKDAVERKIPMLGSCRGHQILNVFFGGSLIQNVQNLDIHKAVGQNDRAHMTKVDKNSFLYEIYKDEKISVNSAHHQAVKVLGKGFRAVQYSEDGLIEASEHESLPIYSVQWHPERMALACRRDDTVDGLKIFEFFIKKLHT comes from the coding sequence ATGAAGAAAATAGGAATTATCGGAAGCAGAGTTTATAAACGACACCACAACTATTATGATGCCGTAACAGCAACAGGCGGCGAGCCCATAGATTTATTTCTGGGATATTGTAACAACGGACTTGATGGGATCGACGGGATCATTATTCCCGGCGGAGACGATATAAATCCCCGTCTTTACAACGAGCCAAATACAAAAAGCTATAACATCGATGACAATCTCGATAATCTCGAAATGAAGATAATCAAGGATGCCGTTGAAAGGAAAATCCCCATGCTTGGCAGCTGCCGAGGTCATCAGATACTGAATGTTTTCTTTGGCGGAAGTCTTATCCAGAATGTCCAAAATCTTGATATTCACAAGGCTGTAGGTCAGAATGACAGGGCACATATGACAAAGGTGGATAAAAATTCTTTTCTTTATGAAATTTACAAAGACGAAAAAATCTCCGTCAACAGCGCCCATCATCAGGCGGTAAAGGTTCTGGGCAAAGGTTTCAGAGCTGTACAATACAGCGAAGACGGACTTATAGAGGCCAGTGAACACGAAAGTCTTCCGATTTATTCCGTGCAGTGGCATCCCGAGAGAATGGCTCTCGCCTGCAGAAGGGATGATACTGTAGATGGACTTAAAATTTTTGAATTCTTTATAAAAAAGCTTCACACCTGA
- a CDS encoding SpoIIE family protein phosphatase has protein sequence MKKKILRLMMFTVILALLAVGIATMMQLFRMRKILRDNAEYSGSQVEEYSEEAMRKQISSRLYATAVGCAYTTNMKMMDLAATVRMIADSATDIYNNPDKYGRSEVEQITPEMVGKEGAQFLWAEDVNLEDPKIKEEFSMIANFKGNLAAMYTKFPELAADYIGTESGLMLLSGPILSERWDENGNYGYLDPRERPWYKGALEEKGVYFSSVTKDYDTGLATIMCSYPVYKGDDIVAVTGAGIYLEDMDKFMLNAKIEEGGSACVVDKEGNVIFSTRNSGALEVGKNLLSSGNKNRELLDLTKRGLYGKSAVEILEIDGENCCAAYSPVESVGWIFVSIVPEKLVTEPTTKLLASLKENREAETKSVDEIIKTELIAIFLIFVFVASMSIVMANHLANKLVKPIEKLTDNVQKLKGDQLKFNWTINTNDEIQTLANSFCSMAKRMGQYIQDIQNLTAEKERVNAELDLARQIQADMLPNIFPAFPDRKDFDIFAKMTPAKEVGGDLYDFYMIDGDHLAISIADVSGKGVPAALFMVTAKIHLKNRSLYGGNPKPSEVLEDVNNLLCEGNDMDFFVTAWLGIITLSTGHVIAANAGHEYPVVMDGNGNFELMMDKHGFVLAGCEGTKYLDYEFDLDKNGGLFIYTDGVAEATNTDQILYGTGRMVEALNSAKETKPEKVIERVEADINEFCGDAPQFDDTTMVSFRWNG, from the coding sequence ATGAAAAAAAAGATTTTACGTTTGATGATGTTTACAGTCATTCTGGCTCTTTTGGCAGTAGGAATTGCCACGATGATGCAGCTTTTCAGGATGCGTAAGATATTAAGGGATAATGCGGAATATTCGGGCTCACAGGTCGAGGAGTATTCCGAAGAAGCCATGCGCAAACAGATAAGCTCCAGACTCTATGCAACTGCAGTTGGCTGTGCATATACAACAAATATGAAAATGATGGATCTTGCGGCAACAGTAAGAATGATAGCTGATTCTGCAACTGACATATATAATAATCCGGACAAATACGGAAGGTCAGAGGTAGAACAGATCACGCCGGAGATGGTAGGTAAAGAGGGGGCACAGTTCCTTTGGGCTGAAGATGTGAATCTGGAAGATCCCAAGATCAAAGAAGAATTCTCCATGATCGCAAATTTTAAAGGGAATCTTGCGGCAATGTACACTAAATTCCCTGAACTTGCAGCTGATTATATAGGAACGGAATCGGGATTAATGCTTCTTTCAGGACCGATACTTTCTGAACGATGGGATGAAAACGGCAATTATGGTTACCTGGATCCAAGAGAGAGACCCTGGTACAAAGGTGCTTTAGAAGAAAAAGGAGTTTATTTTTCCAGCGTTACAAAAGATTATGATACAGGGCTTGCAACAATAATGTGTTCCTATCCGGTTTATAAGGGAGACGATATAGTTGCTGTTACAGGAGCAGGAATATATCTCGAGGATATGGACAAGTTCATGCTGAACGCCAAAATTGAGGAGGGCGGTTCGGCATGTGTTGTTGATAAGGAAGGAAATGTTATTTTTTCCACGAGAAACTCGGGAGCTCTTGAAGTTGGTAAGAATCTTTTGAGCAGCGGGAATAAGAACCGCGAACTTTTAGATCTTACAAAGAGAGGACTTTATGGTAAAAGTGCAGTAGAAATCCTTGAAATCGATGGAGAAAACTGCTGTGCAGCATATTCACCTGTGGAATCAGTTGGCTGGATATTTGTTTCAATCGTACCGGAAAAGCTCGTTACTGAGCCTACAACCAAGCTCCTTGCTTCCTTAAAGGAAAACCGTGAAGCTGAGACAAAGAGCGTTGATGAGATCATTAAAACAGAGCTCATAGCAATCTTTTTGATCTTTGTTTTTGTAGCATCAATGTCCATAGTAATGGCTAATCATCTTGCAAATAAGCTTGTAAAGCCTATTGAAAAGCTTACTGATAATGTTCAGAAGCTAAAGGGCGATCAGCTTAAATTTAACTGGACTATAAATACCAATGATGAAATACAGACTCTTGCAAATTCGTTCTGTTCAATGGCTAAGCGCATGGGACAATATATTCAGGATATACAGAATCTGACTGCGGAAAAGGAACGTGTTAATGCAGAGCTGGATCTGGCAAGACAGATCCAGGCAGATATGCTTCCGAATATCTTCCCTGCATTCCCGGACAGAAAGGATTTTGACATTTTTGCTAAAATGACACCTGCCAAAGAAGTAGGTGGAGATCTCTATGACTTTTATATGATAGACGGAGATCATCTGGCTATTTCAATAGCTGATGTATCGGGAAAGGGAGTGCCTGCAGCACTCTTTATGGTCACCGCTAAGATCCATTTGAAAAACAGAAGCCTTTATGGAGGAAATCCGAAACCTTCTGAAGTATTGGAGGATGTAAATAATCTTCTCTGTGAAGGAAATGACATGGACTTCTTTGTAACGGCATGGCTCGGTATCATTACTTTGTCGACAGGACATGTGATCGCTGCAAATGCAGGACATGAGTATCCGGTTGTAATGGACGGAAACGGCAATTTTGAACTGATGATGGATAAGCATGGATTTGTTCTGGCCGGCTGCGAAGGTACAAAATATTTGGACTACGAGTTTGATCTTGATAAAAACGGAGGCCTCTTTATTTATACAGATGGCGTAGCAGAGGCCACGAATACAGATCAGATACTATATGGTACAGGAAGAATGGTAGAGGCACTGAACAGTGCTAAAGAAACGAAACCTGAAAAAGTAATAGAACGAGTTGAAGCTGATATAAATGAATTCTGTGGAGATGCTCCACAATTTGACGATACGACAATGGTAAGCTTCAGATGGAATGGTTAA
- the pap gene encoding polyphosphate:AMP phosphotransferase → MLKDFVKFDLSDEEELKAKLKEERAHLSASQMKIKDAKLPVMVIFEGWNAAGKGAIIGRVIRNIDPRFFKVATMDREPSAEEKRYPFLYRYIKEIPEAGKFRFFDTCWMEAVVDGVIDGKISEEDYKKRVRSINIIERQLCDNGYLVVKFFFHISKKEQKKRLENLQSSKDTKWRVDKEDLEQNKNYDKCLEVFERYLEDTNESRTPWYIIDATDKKAAELQVLRFMNQGIDIALTNQKMNVPILQNTFPMEKIGKLSDISLEDKVITDEAYKVELDKLQKELKELGHKVYRKKIPVVIAYEGWDAAGKGGNIKRITEALDPRDYLVEPIASPEPHEKARHYLWRFWTRLPKTGHITIFDRTWYGRVMVERLEGFCSENDWQRAYNEINEFEKELSDWGAVIIKFWVQIDKDTQLKRFTDRQNTPEKKWKITDEDWRNREKWDLYETAVDEMISKTSTAFAPWHILESVDKKYARIKALKTVIEEIKKVLNK, encoded by the coding sequence ATGCTCAAGGATTTTGTGAAGTTTGATCTGTCAGATGAAGAAGAACTTAAGGCAAAGCTTAAAGAAGAGAGGGCGCATCTTTCTGCATCCCAAATGAAGATCAAGGATGCAAAGCTTCCGGTGATGGTAATCTTTGAGGGCTGGAACGCTGCCGGAAAGGGAGCCATAATAGGTCGTGTTATAAGAAATATCGATCCTAGATTTTTCAAGGTTGCCACAATGGACAGGGAACCAAGTGCCGAGGAGAAAAGATATCCATTCCTTTACAGGTATATAAAGGAAATCCCCGAAGCCGGAAAATTCAGATTTTTTGATACATGCTGGATGGAAGCAGTTGTTGATGGTGTGATTGATGGAAAGATCAGTGAAGAGGATTATAAAAAAAGAGTACGTTCTATAAATATCATAGAAAGACAGTTATGTGACAATGGATATCTTGTAGTTAAATTCTTCTTCCACATATCAAAAAAAGAACAGAAGAAACGACTGGAAAACCTTCAGAGCAGCAAGGATACAAAATGGCGCGTAGATAAAGAAGACCTTGAGCAAAATAAAAATTATGACAAATGCCTTGAGGTTTTTGAACGTTATCTGGAAGATACCAATGAGTCAAGAACGCCCTGGTATATTATAGATGCGACAGATAAGAAAGCTGCAGAGCTTCAGGTACTCCGGTTCATGAATCAGGGAATTGATATAGCTCTTACAAACCAGAAAATGAATGTGCCTATCCTTCAGAATACTTTTCCTATGGAAAAGATAGGAAAGCTTTCAGATATATCTTTAGAGGATAAGGTTATTACTGATGAAGCTTATAAGGTTGAACTTGATAAACTTCAAAAAGAATTAAAAGAGCTCGGACATAAGGTTTACAGGAAGAAGATCCCGGTTGTCATTGCATATGAAGGTTGGGATGCTGCAGGAAAGGGCGGAAATATCAAGAGGATAACAGAGGCTCTCGATCCAAGAGATTATCTGGTTGAGCCTATTGCAAGTCCTGAGCCGCATGAGAAGGCAAGGCATTATCTCTGGAGATTCTGGACAAGGCTTCCAAAGACAGGGCACATAACGATATTTGACCGTACCTGGTACGGAAGAGTAATGGTCGAAAGATTGGAAGGTTTCTGCTCTGAGAATGACTGGCAGAGAGCCTATAATGAGATCAATGAATTTGAAAAAGAGTTAAGCGACTGGGGAGCAGTCATAATCAAATTCTGGGTTCAGATCGATAAAGATACCCAGCTCAAGCGTTTTACCGACAGGCAGAACACTCCTGAGAAAAAGTGGAAGATAACAGACGAGGACTGGAGAAACCGTGAAAAGTGGGACCTCTATGAAACTGCTGTTGATGAGATGATCTCAAAGACCAGCACGGCATTTGCTCCCTGGCATATACTTGAGTCTGTAGATAAGAAATATGCAAGGATAAAGGCACTAAAGACAGTTATAGAAGAGATTAAAAAGGTTTTGAATAAATGA